The DNA sequence GTGCTTCTCCAGAAGCATCTTGATAAACGGCAAATAAAGCAGGTACACCTTGCCCTTGTTCATAAGTACGTCTAACTAAATGACCCGGTCCTTTGGGGGCAATCATGATAACATCGACATCGGCAGGAGGTACAATTTGCCCAAAATGAATATTGAAACCATGAGCAAAAGATAATACTTTACCTTTAGTGAGGTAAGGTGCAATTTCTTGTTCATAAACAGTGCGCTGTACTTCGTCTGGTAATAAGACCATAATCCAGTCTGCTAAGGAAGCGGCTTCAGCTACGGAATGAACTTTTAAACCAGCAGATTCTGCAGATTTTTTAGACTTGCTACCTTCATAAAGTCCAACAATGACATTAACTCCACTTTCTTTGAGGTTTAAAGCGTGAGCGTGTCCTTGAGAGCCATAACCGATAATTGCTACTGTTTTACTAGAAATTAACTCTAATTTAGCATCATTATCATAGTACATTTGAGCCATGATTGTACCTCTAATATAAATATTTTAATGTAATTTAATAGACAAACTTTTATTGTATCATGACAGTTGAATAAGAGAGAATTAACAATTAAGGATTTAAAATGAAGAATCTCAAAAAGGTATTAGGTTTCAGGTAGCAGGTTAATGGTTTTCTTTTATTTCTGGCCGATACCCCAATCAATACACCACTCAATCATTACTCATCACTCAATTCTCAGTTATGTCGAATTTTAAACCAAAAAAGAAAAATCTGCCTTCAAAACCAAAATCTTCTGTTTCTCCTCGTTTAGAAAATATTAATACATTTGAAAATGAATTGAGTTCTGACTTGATTTATGGTTCGTATCCTGTTTTAGCCGCTTTAGAAAACGGACAACAATTAAATCGTCTTTACTTAAATTCTCGAATGCTTCATGATTCTCGCTTTGAATCTTTAATTCCTAAAGCTAAGGAAGCTGGTACTGTTATTGATGTAGTGGACAATAAAAGATTAGATCAATTAACCAACCGAGCAAATCACCAAGGAATTGTTGCCACTGTTGCCCCTTATGAGTATGTCGATTTATCGGAATTGATTGATAAAGCGAAAAGTGAAACAGAGAATCCAGTAATTATAATTGCTGACGGTATTAATGATCCTCATAATTTAGGGGCAATTATTCGCACAGCAGAAGCCTTTTCCATGCAGGGTTTAATTATCCCTCAAAGAAGGGCGGTAGGGGTTACTTCTACAGTTATGAAAGTGGCGGCTGGGGCATTAGCTTATTTTCCTGTGGCAAGGGTTGTTAATTTGAATAATGCGATCGCATCTTTACAAGAAGCAGGTTTTTGGATTTATGGCACGATGATGGAGGGTAATTCCTTACATAATACTAAATTTGAAGGTGCGATCGGTTTAGTTATAGGCTCAGAAGAAAAAGGATTAAGCCCTTCTACCGCTAAAGCCTGTGATTTTCTAGTATCAATCCCCATGACTGGAAAAACTCCCAGCTTAAACGC is a window from the Cyanobacterium sp. Dongsha4 genome containing:
- the rlmB gene encoding 23S rRNA (guanosine(2251)-2'-O)-methyltransferase RlmB; amino-acid sequence: MSNFKPKKKNLPSKPKSSVSPRLENINTFENELSSDLIYGSYPVLAALENGQQLNRLYLNSRMLHDSRFESLIPKAKEAGTVIDVVDNKRLDQLTNRANHQGIVATVAPYEYVDLSELIDKAKSETENPVIIIADGINDPHNLGAIIRTAEAFSMQGLIIPQRRAVGVTSTVMKVAAGALAYFPVARVVNLNNAIASLQEAGFWIYGTMMEGNSLHNTKFEGAIGLVIGSEEKGLSPSTAKACDFLVSIPMTGKTPSLNASVASAICLYEIRRQLI